A genomic segment from Candidatus Brocadia sinica JPN1 encodes:
- the greA gene encoding transcription elongation factor GreA, producing the protein MSNECSITGDKLDTNELINLINTEQYDKLEEAWLGIIESNSKDLQALFDIVDLLAKREEKKRAHDFLIMLAPHYQQKGLYQDALEVLKKVLEYNPKEKGLAKGIAECYSNIYKDRPYAKGLVEKTGIESASDIRSAMKKLEKYFYLDLDDYVSHKSWGVGQVVSVDTEGEKVNINFEKKNNHSISMDIAPDILQKLDKDDLLVMIYARKDALNKMIEEDPVGLIKLTLKYFKGKASVSHIKNRLISGVIPPGAWSKWWTNTKKLLKKDPYIKLTDGTPTTSFLELRTSPMTHHQEILEKLAITADISKKIEIVKKYISTMKNTETCRETLNEITTRFIKDAATLQGENPSLAIECLFLLDEIQDILKEETRKYKDTIETLIRTTENLPEFIDNINTLEYRKHTLGLIKQVKPEHWQDEFTSLFFLNSGNLWEFIIKELITENKQHAIEGIALKLFNQFNAYPEHYIWFCKNGMHRRYPELYKNIDPALMFNRLIELSDNIYFKIQKGRDGDLKTVITKIKNLLEDKGTDYAISILNDANAEAIFNVVSRSKGMEDWFKVSIESVIQDRYPELFEEPGLPKLDESKIYVTKEGYEKKKKEFDHLMNVEFPENARDLGEAISRGDLRENAEYKAAREKQAMLVEKAERMKAELQKVVIIDPHSVHADTASPGTKVTLRHEGKAELEMYTLLGPWDVDIEKGIISYLSPIGKGLLNRTAGETITIKLPEGESTYEIIKIEKVLL; encoded by the coding sequence ATGTCCAATGAGTGTTCTATTACCGGGGATAAGCTCGATACAAATGAATTAATAAACCTTATCAATACAGAACAGTATGACAAGCTGGAAGAGGCATGGCTTGGAATTATTGAATCCAACAGCAAAGATTTACAGGCGCTTTTCGATATTGTCGATCTCCTTGCGAAACGGGAAGAAAAAAAGCGGGCTCACGATTTCCTGATAATGCTGGCACCTCATTACCAACAAAAAGGGCTCTATCAAGACGCCCTGGAAGTACTCAAAAAGGTATTAGAATATAATCCGAAGGAAAAAGGGCTGGCAAAAGGAATCGCCGAATGTTATTCAAACATCTATAAAGACAGACCCTATGCAAAGGGCTTGGTTGAAAAAACGGGTATAGAGTCAGCATCCGACATCCGCAGTGCCATGAAAAAACTAGAAAAGTACTTTTATCTCGATCTGGACGACTATGTCTCCCATAAAAGCTGGGGGGTGGGTCAGGTAGTCTCTGTTGACACAGAAGGCGAAAAGGTAAACATCAATTTCGAAAAGAAGAACAATCACAGCATTTCCATGGATATTGCCCCGGATATATTACAGAAACTGGATAAGGATGATTTACTGGTGATGATTTACGCCCGAAAAGATGCATTGAATAAAATGATTGAAGAAGACCCCGTAGGCTTAATTAAATTAACCCTGAAATATTTTAAAGGAAAAGCATCGGTTTCTCATATAAAGAACCGGCTCATATCCGGTGTCATACCACCCGGCGCATGGAGTAAATGGTGGACAAATACCAAAAAGTTGCTCAAAAAAGACCCTTACATAAAACTGACCGACGGTACACCCACCACGTCTTTCCTGGAACTTCGTACCTCCCCAATGACACACCATCAGGAGATACTCGAAAAACTGGCCATCACCGCAGACATCAGCAAAAAGATCGAAATCGTCAAAAAATATATTTCAACGATGAAAAACACTGAAACATGCAGAGAAACTTTGAATGAAATTACAACTCGTTTTATAAAAGACGCCGCCACATTGCAGGGGGAAAACCCCTCCCTTGCCATAGAATGCCTCTTCCTCCTCGACGAGATACAAGACATCCTCAAAGAAGAGACCAGGAAATATAAAGACACTATCGAAACACTTATTCGCACAACTGAAAATCTTCCGGAATTTATAGATAACATCAACACATTGGAATACAGAAAACATACCCTCGGTTTAATCAAACAGGTCAAACCAGAACATTGGCAGGATGAATTTACATCTCTGTTTTTTCTGAACAGTGGCAATCTATGGGAATTCATTATCAAGGAACTTATTACTGAAAACAAGCAACATGCCATTGAAGGGATAGCCTTAAAATTATTCAATCAATTTAACGCTTACCCGGAACACTATATCTGGTTTTGCAAAAATGGCATGCATAGACGATACCCTGAACTTTATAAAAACATCGACCCAGCCCTCATGTTTAACCGGTTAATCGAGCTATCAGATAATATCTATTTTAAGATCCAGAAAGGGCGCGATGGGGATTTAAAGACCGTCATCACCAAGATAAAAAATCTCTTGGAGGATAAAGGTACCGATTATGCCATAAGTATTCTGAATGATGCCAACGCAGAAGCCATTTTTAACGTCGTCTCCCGCAGCAAGGGCATGGAGGATTGGTTCAAAGTTTCTATCGAAAGTGTCATTCAGGACCGTTATCCGGAACTATTCGAAGAACCAGGTCTCCCCAAACTCGATGAAAGCAAAATCTACGTCACGAAAGAAGGTTATGAGAAGAAAAAGAAGGAATTTGACCATCTTATGAACGTGGAATTTCCAGAAAACGCACGTGATCTCGGAGAGGCCATAAGCCGGGGAGATCTGCGTGAAAATGCAGAGTATAAGGCAGCACGGGAAAAGCAAGCAATGCTCGTGGAAAAGGCAGAGCGCATGAAGGCTGAATTACAGAAGGTTGTGATCATTGACCCCCACTCCGTTCATGCAGATACAGCATCTCCGGGCACAAAGGTTACCTTAAGGCATGAGGGAAAGGCAGAATTAGAGATGTATACCCTATTGGGACCGTGGGATGTGGATATTGAAAAAGGCATAATCTCCTACCTGTCACCCATCGGCAAAGGATTACTAAACAGAACGGCAGGTGAAACGATAACGATCAAACTCCCGGAAGGAGAGTCTACTTACGAAATCATTAAAATTGAAAAGGTCTTATTATAA
- the dapB gene encoding 4-hydroxy-tetrahydrodipicolinate reductase, with protein sequence MIEIAINGACGRMGSRIAALVFEDSELKLVAALERPGHQSLGKDVGLVAGCGDTGIIITTAFNAHADVLIDFSSPESAIAIGEICAKKNVAVVVGATGLNPQQHEKMQHFSRLIPCLVSPNMSVGVNVLFNLVAQVAKMVGKEFDIEIIETHHRFKKDSPSGTALRLAEKVCEATGRKMDEDVVYGRSGITGERPLNEIGIHAVRSGDVIGDHTVIFGSLGERIEITHRAHTRDTFVRGAIRAAKFIAKKPPGMYSMSDVLQIQP encoded by the coding sequence ATGATTGAGATTGCTATAAATGGTGCTTGCGGCAGAATGGGATCCAGGATCGCTGCCCTTGTATTTGAAGATTCCGAATTGAAATTAGTGGCTGCCCTGGAAAGGCCGGGTCACCAGTCGCTTGGTAAGGATGTGGGTCTGGTTGCCGGGTGCGGGGATACCGGTATCATAATAACAACGGCATTCAATGCACATGCAGACGTTTTAATTGATTTTTCATCACCCGAATCTGCCATAGCTATCGGCGAGATTTGCGCAAAGAAAAATGTTGCCGTTGTTGTTGGTGCAACAGGATTAAACCCGCAACAACACGAAAAAATGCAGCACTTCTCCAGGCTGATTCCATGCTTAGTATCTCCTAATATGAGTGTGGGGGTTAACGTCCTGTTTAACCTTGTTGCTCAGGTGGCAAAGATGGTGGGAAAGGAATTTGATATTGAAATTATCGAAACTCATCACAGGTTTAAAAAAGATTCGCCCAGTGGCACAGCCTTGCGACTCGCTGAAAAGGTATGTGAAGCAACGGGTCGAAAAATGGATGAGGATGTTGTTTATGGCAGGAGTGGGATTACCGGAGAGCGACCCTTGAATGAGATTGGTATACATGCGGTTCGTAGCGGCGATGTCATAGGTGATCATACGGTTATTTTTGGCAGTTTGGGAGAACGCATAGAGATTACCCATAGGGCACACACCAGAGATACTTTTGTACGGGGCGCCATCCGTGCAGCGAAGTTTATAGCGAAAAAGCCTCCGGGGATGTACAGTATGTCAGACGTCTTGCAGATACAACCATAA
- a CDS encoding LptF/LptG family permease has protein sequence MSKIFANKILRRYLMTEWFRMFLPSLACFELLIFLGFSIQLLHKGLDIITLRALIPHLFIQAFPYSIPSALLTATSMTYGRMSADHEIIAIQASGIHILRIITPVLVIGVVFSLITLTLSAEILPRSCYKIILLQERAINNILAGRLATFQKKIDLHPYQIYIGSVEDGINKDIAVIEYANDYVMNVILAEEGAIKMDEAENKIFLTLHRGEFLKPNYKKLEEIPRVGVFKETTFEISLKEKKRESSSKYMTIFQLCRYNREINNELAKNPKTPLSPERNKDDLMKDLGAHREELSNLSRKREKLATELKRSNENLARQASKIEGLENESKIAKNYILVANENLIQVKKETKAGTLMAEDRDKKIMQIKETIEREKQRIYNIERKVSAARDVQSEETKKITSLSQAISEINIRRDALLKNVEAMEEESTVAGKEDIRRKNDISIHKRLSQALSCIPFVIIGISLGIMLRSGHLMVGFGASFMVILFIYYPLVVTGMVLAKDTFIPVAPALWGANSILFIGGMFVFRKLFIR, from the coding sequence ATGTCTAAAATCTTTGCCAATAAGATATTACGACGCTATCTAATGACAGAATGGTTCAGGATGTTTTTACCATCCTTGGCGTGTTTTGAGTTATTGATCTTCCTGGGATTTTCCATTCAATTGTTACATAAAGGACTTGATATCATTACCCTGCGGGCGCTGATTCCTCATCTCTTTATTCAGGCATTTCCTTATTCGATACCTTCGGCATTACTTACTGCTACGTCTATGACGTATGGACGTATGAGTGCCGACCATGAAATTATTGCCATCCAGGCAAGCGGCATCCATATACTGAGAATAATTACACCCGTTTTGGTAATTGGAGTTGTCTTTAGTCTCATAACATTAACCTTATCCGCCGAGATTTTACCACGGTCTTGCTATAAAATAATATTACTTCAGGAACGCGCTATTAATAACATTCTGGCAGGGCGTTTGGCTACCTTTCAGAAAAAAATAGACCTGCATCCGTACCAGATTTATATCGGGAGTGTGGAAGATGGTATAAATAAAGACATAGCAGTAATTGAGTATGCGAATGACTATGTGATGAATGTTATCCTTGCCGAAGAGGGGGCCATTAAAATGGATGAGGCGGAAAATAAGATATTTCTTACGTTGCATCGGGGGGAATTTCTCAAGCCGAATTATAAAAAATTGGAAGAAATTCCTCGTGTGGGTGTGTTTAAGGAAACCACATTCGAGATTTCTCTGAAAGAAAAGAAGAGAGAATCTTCTTCAAAGTATATGACGATATTTCAACTCTGCAGATACAACAGGGAAATTAACAACGAATTGGCAAAAAATCCGAAAACGCCATTAAGCCCAGAAAGGAACAAGGACGATTTGATGAAAGACCTTGGCGCCCATCGGGAGGAACTCAGTAATTTGTCACGGAAACGTGAGAAACTTGCCACAGAATTGAAGCGTTCAAACGAAAACCTGGCACGCCAGGCATCAAAGATCGAAGGACTGGAGAACGAGAGCAAGATAGCAAAAAATTACATCCTGGTTGCTAATGAAAATTTGATTCAGGTGAAAAAAGAAACGAAGGCAGGTACCTTAATGGCCGAAGACAGGGATAAAAAAATCATGCAGATAAAAGAGACCATTGAGAGGGAAAAGCAAAGAATTTATAACATCGAACGAAAAGTTAGTGCGGCCAGGGATGTGCAGAGTGAAGAGACAAAAAAAATTACCTCTCTCTCTCAGGCTATTTCAGAGATAAATATCAGGCGTGATGCCTTGTTGAAAAATGTTGAAGCTATGGAGGAGGAATCAACCGTTGCCGGAAAAGAGGACATACGGCGTAAAAATGATATTTCCATACACAAGAGGCTTTCGCAAGCGCTTTCCTGTATACCTTTTGTCATAATTGGCATTTCACTCGGCATTATGCTGCGAAGCGGGCATCTCATGGTAGGGTTTGGCGCCAGCTTCATGGTGATCCTGTTTATCTATTACCCGCTGGTAGTCACAGGAATGGTGCTGGCAAAGGACACTTTCATACCCGTGGCACCTGCCCTATGGGGTGCAAATAGTATCCTTTTTATTGGTGGCATGTTTGTTTTCAGGAAACTGTTTATCAGGTAA
- a CDS encoding cupredoxin domain-containing protein gives MKSIIVLVIVIALSGCAAVKKDKALESMPYDAPVQKISMTAKRFEFTPEVIQVKQGTHVILEIESLDVTHGFKIEQYGILVTIPEKGRATVEFYAKEPGTYPFQCSHFCGAGHFGMNGKIVVE, from the coding sequence ATGAAAAGTATAATAGTGTTGGTTATTGTAATTGCCCTTTCCGGATGTGCCGCTGTAAAGAAAGATAAGGCTCTGGAATCTATGCCTTATGATGCGCCGGTGCAGAAGATATCCATGACTGCAAAGCGGTTTGAATTTACTCCGGAAGTAATTCAGGTTAAGCAGGGCACTCATGTGATTTTGGAAATCGAGAGTCTGGATGTGACGCATGGGTTTAAGATTGAACAGTATGGAATTCTTGTGACCATCCCGGAAAAAGGAAGGGCTACCGTTGAGTTCTATGCTAAAGAACCCGGAACGTATCCTTTTCAATGTTCTCACTTTTGTGGTGCAGGGCATTTTGGAATGAATGGAAAGATCGTTGTAGAGTGA
- a CDS encoding S1C family serine protease: MEPLFQVVSTNGIGPDGSRISEAVAPPDEELLDAYSKAVVSASEKVIPAVVNINVRQLLNGRQTVHPRMSQQMMGNGSGFIFTPDGFILTNSHVVHNAGQIEVALADGRRLTADMIGDDPDTDLAVIRIHAPDLAYARLGNSQSIRVGQLVIAIGNPYGFQCTVTAGVVSALGRSLRSRSGRLIDSIIQTDAALNPGNSGGPLINSHGEVIGVNTAIIQGAQGLCFAIAVDTVKFVATGLMKDGKIRRGYIGVAGQSVFLHRRLVLFHNLPIESGVLVISVENNSPAQRAGLVEGDVIIGFDDQTIESVDDLHKLLTEHWIGVKSELTIIRRSEKVVLEVVPEESKVRSDE, encoded by the coding sequence GTGGAACCTCTTTTTCAAGTCGTGTCAACCAATGGAATCGGGCCTGATGGTTCTCGGATATCTGAAGCAGTTGCCCCTCCTGATGAAGAACTTCTTGATGCGTATTCGAAGGCCGTCGTTAGCGCTTCAGAGAAAGTTATCCCGGCTGTAGTAAATATTAACGTTCGTCAGTTGTTGAATGGCAGGCAAACAGTCCATCCACGGATGTCACAACAAATGATGGGCAATGGATCGGGGTTCATTTTTACCCCGGATGGTTTTATTCTCACAAACAGTCACGTTGTGCATAATGCCGGTCAAATTGAAGTGGCGCTTGCGGATGGCCGCCGTTTGACAGCAGATATGATCGGCGACGATCCTGATACGGATTTGGCGGTTATCAGAATTCATGCCCCGGACCTGGCATATGCACGTTTAGGGAACTCTCAATCTATTCGTGTAGGCCAACTCGTAATTGCAATTGGTAATCCCTATGGCTTCCAGTGTACAGTAACCGCCGGTGTGGTAAGCGCACTCGGGCGCTCACTCAGATCACGATCGGGAAGGTTGATAGATAGTATCATCCAAACTGATGCTGCACTCAATCCGGGCAATTCAGGAGGCCCGCTCATAAATTCCCACGGAGAAGTAATTGGCGTCAATACAGCGATTATCCAGGGAGCACAGGGACTCTGTTTCGCTATCGCGGTTGACACAGTTAAGTTCGTTGCGACAGGGCTTATGAAAGATGGGAAAATCCGCCGTGGTTACATTGGTGTAGCAGGGCAAAGCGTCTTTCTCCACCGCCGACTTGTGCTATTCCATAACTTACCGATAGAGAGCGGCGTACTGGTCATTTCCGTTGAGAACAACAGTCCTGCCCAAAGAGCTGGCTTGGTTGAAGGGGATGTAATCATAGGTTTCGACGATCAGACGATTGAGAGCGTAGATGATCTGCACAAGCTCCTTACTGAACACTGGATCGGGGTAAAGTCGGAGCTAACCATTATTCGGCGTTCCGAGAAGGTCGTTCTTGAGGTCGTCCCGGAGGAATCTAAAGTCAGATCGGATGAATAG
- the ppcA gene encoding phosphoenolpyruvate carboxylase translates to MRKIPRTMSTQHPDNVTMPFFTEGTCFLGEDEIKEAYYVFSHLQCDEQMWDCEGKEVDEFVIKKLLTRYDNYFKKHRIGQDIFITLRAPNPMVEKSEAKILLETLESAPRSYDTASQFYGDDNIPPIFEVILPMTTNTETINRVYYYYRDFVVGKQHRKCFENDITIKEWIGEFKPETLEVIPLFEDIPYMLSADTMVQNYLKDKQFSYQRVFLGRSDPALNYGMLPAILVVKIALQRLHALQERIRIPIYPILGLGSNLFRGNLSPLTVNECLKEFPSVQTFTIQSAFKYDYDEGQVREAVQKINNHVRTGPTSINEEVALDIAERLASAYREQIKELAPLINEIARFVPKRRMRKLHIGLFGYSRNIEGITLPRVISYCATLYSIGLPPELLGLHYLTEKDLVFLKTAYPAFLDDLSSVASYYNGDVMKLISPKIARDVEKVLGMVKYNENILHSEYTSQIIQAILSGKKETVTENMIAAGKARRFLG, encoded by the coding sequence ATGAGAAAAATACCAAGAACGATGAGTACCCAACATCCGGATAATGTCACTATGCCATTCTTTACCGAGGGGACGTGTTTTTTGGGTGAAGATGAAATAAAAGAGGCATATTATGTGTTTTCACATCTGCAATGCGACGAGCAGATGTGGGATTGTGAAGGAAAGGAAGTTGATGAATTTGTCATTAAGAAACTGCTTACCCGGTATGATAATTATTTCAAAAAACACAGGATTGGGCAGGACATCTTTATTACTTTACGTGCACCAAACCCTATGGTAGAAAAAAGTGAAGCAAAGATTCTTCTAGAAACTTTGGAAAGTGCGCCTCGTTCGTACGATACCGCAAGCCAGTTTTACGGAGACGATAACATACCACCCATCTTTGAGGTTATTCTTCCCATGACGACCAATACGGAAACAATTAACCGGGTGTATTATTATTATCGTGATTTTGTCGTCGGGAAGCAACATAGGAAGTGTTTTGAGAATGATATTACCATAAAGGAATGGATTGGTGAGTTCAAGCCAGAGACTCTGGAAGTGATTCCGTTATTCGAGGATATCCCGTATATGCTCTCTGCGGATACTATGGTGCAGAATTATCTGAAGGATAAACAATTCTCATATCAAAGGGTATTCCTTGGCCGTTCAGACCCCGCATTGAACTATGGTATGCTGCCTGCAATACTGGTAGTCAAAATTGCTTTGCAGAGGTTGCATGCGTTGCAGGAAAGAATCAGGATTCCCATCTATCCCATCCTGGGACTTGGTTCAAATCTCTTTCGGGGCAATCTGTCGCCGTTAACTGTGAACGAATGTCTGAAGGAATTTCCCAGTGTTCAGACCTTTACGATACAATCGGCATTCAAATACGATTATGACGAAGGACAAGTCAGAGAGGCCGTTCAAAAGATTAATAACCATGTAAGAACAGGTCCGACTTCAATAAATGAAGAAGTGGCCCTGGATATTGCGGAAAGATTGGCGTCAGCTTACCGGGAACAGATAAAGGAGCTTGCTCCTTTAATCAATGAGATAGCCAGATTTGTTCCTAAACGGCGGATGCGTAAACTTCACATCGGCCTTTTCGGCTATTCGAGAAATATTGAAGGGATTACCCTGCCGCGGGTAATTTCTTATTGTGCCACACTCTACTCGATTGGACTACCACCGGAACTGCTGGGATTACATTATCTGACTGAAAAGGATTTGGTGTTCCTCAAGACCGCGTACCCTGCATTCCTGGACGATCTTTCATCGGTGGCATCGTACTATAATGGGGACGTGATGAAATTAATATCTCCGAAAATTGCAAGGGATGTCGAGAAGGTGTTGGGTATGGTAAAATATAACGAAAACATACTTCACAGCGAGTATACTTCCCAGATCATTCAGGCAATCCTCTCCGGGAAGAAAGAAACCGTTACCGAAAACATGATTGCAGCGGGCAAAGCGAGGAGATTCCTGGGATGA
- a CDS encoding rhomboid family intramembrane serine protease yields the protein MRNNRLTFGINIGSKWTRIIMILIIANVGVFMLQLLFSTVSLQWSPQMINIFSDEQLGHTAALPWYYPASDKFTKLFWLYPPDTLGHLWLWQFFTYMFLHSTTDPWHLIFNMLGLWMFGSEVERVLGSRRFLTLYFTAGIFAGICCCIFTPWTPILGASGAIFAIEVAFAMYFPNSTVILYFFPMKAKYLVMIFAGITIFNCIVPKTGNIAHFAHLGGLVYGFLFVRYSYRVETYLKKWQIHQHEKELMKEQELRARVDEILDKVNREGLRNLSWRERSFLKSASKRYKKNRE from the coding sequence ATGCGCAATAATCGGCTCACTTTTGGAATAAATATCGGAAGCAAGTGGACACGCATAATCATGATTTTGATTATTGCCAATGTGGGCGTGTTTATGCTTCAGTTGTTATTTTCTACGGTGAGTTTGCAGTGGTCGCCGCAGATGATAAACATCTTTAGTGATGAGCAATTGGGGCATACAGCGGCACTGCCGTGGTATTACCCTGCTTCTGATAAATTTACAAAGCTGTTCTGGCTTTATCCACCTGACACTTTAGGACATTTGTGGCTGTGGCAGTTTTTCACATACATGTTCTTGCACAGCACAACAGACCCGTGGCACCTGATATTTAACATGCTAGGCCTTTGGATGTTCGGAAGTGAGGTTGAACGGGTACTTGGGTCCAGGCGATTTTTAACCCTCTATTTTACAGCGGGAATTTTCGCCGGGATATGCTGTTGCATATTTACTCCTTGGACTCCTATTCTCGGAGCTTCGGGGGCAATCTTTGCTATTGAAGTAGCCTTTGCCATGTATTTTCCCAACAGTACGGTCATTCTATATTTCTTTCCCATGAAGGCGAAGTATCTGGTTATGATTTTTGCCGGTATTACGATATTTAACTGCATTGTCCCTAAAACCGGCAATATTGCCCACTTTGCGCATTTAGGCGGCCTTGTTTATGGTTTTTTATTTGTTCGATATTCCTACCGGGTGGAAACGTACCTCAAAAAGTGGCAAATACACCAGCATGAAAAAGAGTTGATGAAAGAACAGGAACTCCGTGCGAGGGTGGATGAAATCCTCGATAAGGTGAATCGCGAAGGTCTAAGGAACCTATCCTGGAGGGAACGGAGTTTTCTCAAGAGCGCCAGTAAGAGGTATAAAAAGAATAGAGAATAA